From the genome of Stigmatella aurantiaca, one region includes:
- a CDS encoding NUDIX hydrolase, which translates to MSYTYEYPRPAVTVDCVVFGLDEEDLKVLLIQRGAEPFAGKWALPGGFVQMDESLEEAARRELEEEAGIRPSHLEQLYTFGAPGRDPRGRVITVAYFVLVKLSDYRPRASSDAREAAWFSVWDTPKLAFDHAEVLTTALQRLKGKVRYQPIGFELLPPKFTLTQLQRLYETVLERQLDKRNFRKKILAMDLLEELDEVEQDVSHRAARLYRFDHRKYKQLEKAGFNFEL; encoded by the coding sequence GTGAGCTACACCTACGAGTACCCCCGGCCCGCCGTGACGGTGGACTGTGTGGTGTTCGGCCTGGACGAGGAGGACCTGAAGGTGCTCCTCATTCAGCGAGGCGCGGAGCCGTTTGCCGGCAAGTGGGCGTTGCCGGGAGGCTTCGTGCAGATGGACGAGTCCCTGGAGGAGGCCGCGCGCCGGGAGCTGGAAGAGGAAGCCGGTATCCGTCCCAGCCACCTGGAGCAGCTCTACACCTTCGGAGCGCCGGGCCGGGACCCCCGGGGCCGGGTCATCACCGTGGCCTATTTCGTCCTGGTGAAGCTGAGCGATTACCGCCCCCGGGCTTCCTCGGATGCGCGCGAGGCCGCCTGGTTCTCGGTCTGGGACACCCCCAAGCTGGCGTTTGATCACGCCGAGGTTCTCACCACCGCGCTGCAGCGGCTCAAGGGCAAGGTCCGCTACCAGCCCATCGGCTTCGAGCTGCTGCCGCCCAAGTTCACCCTCACCCAGCTCCAGCGCCTGTACGAGACCGTCCTGGAGCGGCAGCTCGACAAGCGCAACTTCCGCAAGAAGATCCTCGCGATGGACCTCCTGGAGGAGCTGGACGAGGTGGAGCAGGACGTCTCCCACCGCGCCGCGCGCCTCTACCGGTTCGACCACCGCAAGTACAAGCAGCTGGAGAAGGCGGGCTTCAACTTCGAGCTGTAG
- a CDS encoding protein phosphatase 2C domain-containing protein: MVSPFEVASASVVGREHARSGRNNQDALCLQASGEALAAVVADGCGSGAHSEVGAQLGARCVAQSVLSVLGRGLPLDAPEFLPTVRAEVLGFLASLTGRLGETLLGEHLLFTVVGAVVTPAQTLVFSAGDGVWALNGEVHVLGPFPNNAPPYLAYGLVSPEAVPLERQALVPTEEVWSLLLGTDGAVDLRGLCEALVPEREEAVGPFSQYWTEDRYFQNPDALRRRLALLGRESVRADFTARRLVRTPGLLSDDTTLVVLRRRMGRA, translated from the coding sequence ATGGTTTCCCCCTTCGAGGTGGCCTCCGCCTCCGTCGTGGGCCGCGAGCATGCGCGCTCGGGCCGCAACAATCAGGATGCCCTGTGTCTCCAAGCCTCCGGCGAAGCGCTGGCCGCCGTGGTGGCCGATGGCTGTGGCAGCGGCGCTCACAGCGAGGTGGGCGCGCAGCTCGGCGCACGCTGTGTGGCTCAGTCCGTGCTCTCGGTGCTGGGACGTGGGCTTCCCCTGGACGCTCCGGAGTTTCTCCCCACCGTGAGGGCCGAGGTCCTGGGCTTTCTCGCCTCGCTCACGGGACGGCTGGGCGAGACGCTCCTGGGAGAGCACCTGCTCTTCACCGTCGTGGGCGCGGTGGTCACCCCGGCCCAGACCCTCGTCTTCTCCGCGGGCGATGGAGTGTGGGCCCTCAATGGCGAGGTGCATGTGCTCGGCCCCTTTCCCAACAATGCTCCGCCCTACCTGGCCTATGGGCTGGTGTCACCGGAGGCGGTGCCCCTCGAACGGCAGGCGCTCGTGCCCACCGAGGAGGTTTGGAGCCTGCTGCTCGGCACGGATGGCGCGGTGGACCTCCGGGGGCTCTGCGAGGCGCTCGTGCCAGAGCGGGAGGAGGCCGTGGGGCCATTCTCGCAGTACTGGACAGAGGACCGGTACTTCCAGAACCCGGATGCGCTGCGGCGCCGGTTGGCCTTGCTGGGCCGCGAGTCCGTCCGAGCCGACTTCACCGCCCGGCGGTTGGTGCGGACCCCGGGATTGCTCTCGGATGACACCACGCTCGTCGTCCTGCGCCGCCGCATGGGGAGGGCCTGA